The Phycisphaeraceae bacterium genome window below encodes:
- a CDS encoding M60 family metallopeptidase translates to MGATLLAALMTAAGGLSKPARAEPPPVQVLIASEVLDGVPALATAGVPGPLAVLGADARVLVAGRHDARSVLPVAAAARWDKGRVIALGHGGMIGGEALRHTGTSRFVINAVTWLGGGEATRIGVLRNDAMLTLLRGAGFKAEALRGRWPDALRDFDAVVIDAHSIGDGEREAVARFIRDGGGLLTAGLGWGWLQLNPGRTIHEHPGNRLLLDAGLAWCDGTLEPTEPGAFTVTMLPNSTHAEQALDALEGAISSHPGASAPPALDPQVGSTLLAALRVLPRDHPLMRQAMEILESPAAVAIAAQGPSQEKPLRARQALERTLLALRLERDRHRTPEEVTVHPAASAFPGEVPESAPRVERRVEIDLAKGGWQSTGLYAPPGEVITVVPEEEDHSAEGLLLRIGCHTDQLWHLERWQRVPEIVTIVPGAADGIHAASAFGGLIYLEVTSRRPGSLALLVSGAIEAPRFILGSTTPDEWASARHAPAPWGELESSKVIVSVPSAVLRELDDPTGVMEFWNRISDAHATLATIPLDPPFPHRFVADLQISAGYMHSGYPIMTHLDAAIDMVSLDRLQRGSWGLLHELGHNHQEGAWTFDGTVEVTVNLFTLYAIDSICSPEPGSRGHPAVDRPPSVKEHLAKGAPFEEWKNDPFLALQMYLQLQEAFGWETFKRVFAEYRALPASERPRSDDEKRDQWMVRFSRASSVNLGPFFEAWGVPTSDAARRSISDLPRWMPDSWPEG, encoded by the coding sequence TTGGGCGCGACCCTGCTCGCCGCCCTGATGACTGCAGCGGGAGGACTTTCCAAGCCGGCCCGCGCGGAACCTCCACCGGTGCAGGTGCTCATCGCCTCTGAAGTTCTCGATGGCGTGCCGGCACTCGCAACGGCTGGTGTCCCAGGCCCCCTCGCCGTGCTCGGAGCTGATGCCCGAGTGCTGGTGGCGGGTCGGCACGACGCCCGCAGTGTCCTGCCCGTGGCTGCCGCTGCCCGGTGGGACAAGGGCCGCGTGATTGCGTTGGGGCACGGGGGCATGATCGGTGGTGAGGCGCTCAGACACACCGGCACCTCGCGCTTCGTCATCAACGCCGTGACCTGGCTTGGCGGAGGCGAAGCCACTCGCATCGGTGTTCTTCGCAATGACGCCATGCTCACGCTCCTTCGCGGCGCGGGCTTCAAGGCCGAAGCGCTGCGCGGCCGATGGCCCGACGCTCTCCGCGACTTCGACGCCGTGGTCATCGACGCTCACTCCATCGGTGATGGCGAGCGCGAGGCCGTGGCGCGATTCATCCGAGATGGTGGAGGCCTTTTGACCGCAGGCCTCGGATGGGGCTGGCTCCAGCTCAATCCCGGTCGCACGATTCATGAACACCCGGGCAATCGGCTGCTGCTCGACGCAGGTCTCGCCTGGTGCGATGGAACGCTTGAACCCACCGAGCCCGGCGCCTTCACCGTGACGATGCTGCCAAACTCAACCCACGCGGAACAGGCGCTCGACGCACTCGAAGGCGCGATCTCCTCTCACCCAGGCGCGAGCGCACCACCCGCCTTGGATCCGCAGGTGGGAAGCACTCTCCTCGCCGCACTTCGCGTGCTGCCCAGGGACCATCCGCTCATGCGGCAAGCGATGGAGATTCTCGAATCACCCGCTGCGGTGGCGATCGCCGCGCAGGGACCATCTCAGGAGAAGCCGCTTCGCGCGCGGCAGGCCCTTGAGCGCACGCTGCTCGCGCTTCGACTTGAGAGGGACCGACACCGGACGCCGGAAGAAGTCACGGTCCATCCTGCCGCATCCGCGTTTCCCGGCGAGGTGCCGGAGAGCGCCCCGAGGGTCGAGCGCCGCGTCGAAATCGATCTCGCGAAAGGCGGCTGGCAGAGCACAGGGCTCTATGCGCCACCCGGCGAAGTCATCACGGTCGTGCCCGAGGAAGAGGATCACTCGGCTGAGGGGCTCCTTCTTCGCATCGGCTGTCACACCGATCAGCTCTGGCACCTTGAGCGCTGGCAGCGCGTTCCGGAGATCGTCACCATCGTTCCCGGTGCAGCCGACGGCATTCATGCCGCGAGCGCCTTCGGTGGTCTCATCTATCTCGAGGTCACTTCGCGTCGACCGGGTTCGCTCGCGCTCCTGGTGAGCGGCGCCATTGAGGCCCCCCGCTTCATCCTCGGTTCGACAACGCCCGATGAGTGGGCGAGCGCCAGACACGCGCCTGCGCCCTGGGGGGAACTCGAGTCATCGAAGGTGATCGTCTCGGTGCCAAGTGCGGTCCTTCGAGAGCTCGACGATCCCACCGGGGTCATGGAGTTCTGGAACAGGATCAGCGACGCCCACGCGACACTAGCCACGATTCCGCTCGATCCTCCCTTCCCCCACCGATTCGTTGCCGACCTCCAGATCAGCGCGGGCTACATGCACAGCGGCTATCCGATCATGACGCATCTCGACGCCGCCATCGACATGGTGTCGCTCGATCGCTTGCAGAGAGGCTCATGGGGCCTTCTTCATGAACTCGGACACAACCACCAGGAAGGTGCCTGGACCTTCGACGGCACCGTGGAGGTCACGGTCAATCTCTTCACGCTCTACGCGATCGACTCGATCTGCTCGCCCGAGCCTGGAAGCCGTGGACACCCCGCGGTCGATCGGCCGCCTTCGGTGAAGGAGCATCTTGCCAAGGGCGCCCCCTTCGAAGAATGGAAGAACGATCCCTTCCTCGCGCTCCAGATGTACCTGCAACTTCAGGAGGCCTTCGGGTGGGAGACCTTCAAGAGGGTCTTTGCCGAGTATCGAGCGCTACCGGCTTCGGAGCGTCCTCGGAGCGACGATGAGAAGCGTGACCAGTGGATGGTCCGCTTCAGCCGAGCGAGCAGTGTCAACCTCGGGCCGTTCTTCGAAGCGTGGGGAGTGCCGACTTCCGATGCGGCCCGTCGCTCGATCAGCGATCTGCCTCGGTGGATGCCTGACTCCTGGCCAGAAGGCTGA
- a CDS encoding agmatinase family protein, with product MPRTTTRRSPAAPRRSRRAAAPGTPVAPHLPPSFDPDAAATGDGLFGLPFHHQDAAVVVIPVPFDATTSYRPGTASGPRAVLEASRQVDLQDGQYGAIWRGGPALLPFPSEIAALSKETRRRAEPIIRAGGADPRNRHHAKALDAVNRASARVNTFVRSHAKRILERGAIPALLGGDHSTPFGLIEELAHRQPGLGILQIDAHADLRESFEGFTWSHASIFHNVMSRLPQVAKLVQVGIRDFGVREMESVNRSRGRICCFRDQELRDRQFAGGPRGTWRSLCREMIDMLPQEVYISFDIDGLTPDLCPGTGTPVPGGLSFAEVSTLLFMLATSGRRVLGFDLCEVAPARGDGEWNANVGARVLYKLLGCTLASRGLIRIG from the coding sequence ATGCCCCGCACGACAACCCGTCGCTCCCCCGCCGCTCCGCGGCGCTCACGCCGCGCCGCTGCACCCGGGACACCTGTCGCGCCGCATCTTCCGCCCTCCTTCGATCCCGACGCTGCGGCCACGGGCGACGGCCTCTTCGGTCTGCCGTTCCACCATCAGGATGCTGCGGTTGTCGTGATTCCCGTGCCCTTCGACGCCACCACCAGCTACCGACCGGGCACTGCATCGGGTCCTCGCGCCGTGCTGGAAGCCAGTCGCCAGGTTGATCTCCAGGATGGCCAGTACGGCGCGATCTGGCGAGGTGGCCCGGCGTTGCTGCCCTTCCCGAGCGAGATTGCCGCGCTCTCCAAGGAGACGCGCCGACGAGCTGAGCCGATCATCCGTGCCGGCGGTGCCGACCCGCGGAATCGCCATCACGCGAAGGCGCTCGATGCGGTGAATCGTGCAAGCGCACGCGTCAACACCTTCGTGCGTTCACACGCGAAGCGCATTCTCGAACGAGGAGCCATCCCTGCGCTTCTCGGAGGTGATCACTCGACACCGTTCGGACTCATCGAGGAACTCGCGCATCGCCAGCCCGGTCTCGGCATCCTCCAGATCGATGCTCATGCCGATCTGCGCGAGTCCTTCGAAGGGTTCACATGGTCCCATGCGAGCATCTTCCACAATGTCATGAGCCGCCTGCCGCAGGTGGCCAAACTGGTGCAGGTGGGCATCCGCGATTTTGGAGTTCGCGAGATGGAGAGCGTGAACCGCTCGCGAGGGCGAATTTGCTGCTTTCGCGATCAGGAGCTGCGCGATCGGCAGTTCGCTGGCGGACCTCGCGGAACATGGCGCTCACTCTGTCGCGAGATGATCGACATGCTCCCGCAAGAGGTCTACATCTCCTTCGACATCGATGGCCTCACGCCCGACCTCTGTCCCGGGACCGGCACGCCCGTTCCCGGCGGACTTTCGTTCGCCGAGGTAAGCACCCTGCTCTTCATGCTCGCCACAAGCGGACGCCGCGTGCTGGGATTCGACCTCTGTGAGGTCGCGCCAGCACGCGGCGACGGCGAATGGAACGCGAATGTCGGCGCTCGTGTCCTCTACAAGCTGCTTGGATGCACGCTTGCGAGTCGAGGCCTCATCCGCATTGGATGA
- a CDS encoding NAD-binding protein — MGLVTLVGLITIGLSTYLILYSHPLHDRLAPWLGLFERAVPHREGDEPEAGVFDAIVIGMGRFGTHISAGLRALGFRVAVVDFDPQVICAARKRGIEAHYGDAEDPELPLRLPLRGVQWVIGTMPDLQANRMFVKHLREHGYRGDIAVTAHSRTDAETLSALGAGMILLPYKDAADQAVERLASVMHGLTKVSSTVQAPSAPP, encoded by the coding sequence ATGGGATTGGTCACGCTCGTCGGTCTTATCACCATCGGCCTGTCGACCTATCTCATTCTCTACTCCCATCCGCTCCATGACCGCCTCGCGCCGTGGCTTGGCCTCTTCGAAAGAGCCGTTCCGCATCGTGAAGGCGATGAACCGGAAGCGGGTGTCTTCGATGCGATCGTGATCGGCATGGGTCGATTCGGAACTCACATCTCCGCGGGGCTTCGTGCGCTGGGATTTCGCGTAGCCGTGGTTGACTTCGACCCGCAGGTCATTTGCGCGGCGCGGAAGCGCGGGATCGAAGCCCACTATGGCGACGCGGAAGATCCGGAGTTGCCCCTTCGCCTGCCCCTGCGAGGTGTGCAATGGGTCATCGGCACCATGCCCGATCTTCAGGCCAATCGGATGTTCGTGAAGCACCTGCGCGAGCATGGATATCGCGGCGATATCGCGGTGACGGCGCACTCTCGTACGGATGCCGAGACCTTGTCGGCTCTTGGCGCCGGGATGATCCTCCTGCCCTACAAGGATGCGGCGGATCAGGCCGTGGAGCGCCTCGCCTCGGTCATGCATGGCCTCACGAAGGTGTCATCGACGGTGCAGGCGCCATCAGCGCCGCCGTGA
- a CDS encoding prepilin-type N-terminal cleavage/methylation domain-containing protein, translated as MQPARSRGRAFTIIEILIVVFIISVLAALVIPRVLSAMTESKEEAAKARGSQLYTLMVRYNQFHPDSAIPLSDGPVAAADLAKLVSVNYCTDDDLVNQVDSSKGWSIVSGRLVPSP; from the coding sequence TTGCAGCCCGCTCGATCTCGCGGTCGCGCGTTCACGATCATCGAGATCCTGATTGTCGTCTTCATCATCTCGGTGCTGGCGGCGCTGGTCATTCCTCGCGTGCTCTCGGCCATGACTGAGTCGAAGGAGGAAGCAGCGAAGGCCCGGGGAAGTCAGCTCTACACGCTGATGGTGCGCTACAACCAGTTCCATCCCGACAGTGCCATTCCCCTTTCGGACGGACCTGTCGCTGCGGCGGATCTGGCCAAGCTCGTGAGCGTGAACTACTGCACCGACGATGACCTGGTGAATCAGGTTGACTCGTCCAAGGGGTGGAGCATCGTCTCAGGTCGGCTTGTCCCGAGTCCATAA
- a CDS encoding cation:proton antiporter produces MTRQQAAWRGDFVQSSQSMHDGAGISQTMALVMLLAAVVGMAATVLRQPLIVALIAVGILVGPSGLELVHSEGEVEWLASIGVAVLLFLVGLKLDVEVIRSMGPVALATGLGQVAFTSIVGSAICDALGLSVVTSIYVAVALSFSSTIIIVKLLSDKREIDALHGRIAVGYLIVQDLVVILAMIALSVIGPVREAGDEPLASTLWWSAVIIVGKGLDLLLGVAVLMKWVLPRLVRLVARSQELLLIFAIAWAVGMAAVGEWLGFRREVGAFLAGISLASTHYRDAIGVRLTSLRDFLLLFFFLGLGASLDLSQLGAQVIAALILSLFVLIGNPLIVMVIMGVMGYRRRTGYLAGLTVAQISDFSLILCALGVSLGHLFGDHGIGHARRSYHHRPVDLSHSLLPSAP; encoded by the coding sequence ATGACCCGGCAACAAGCCGCGTGGCGCGGCGACTTCGTTCAATCCTCACAGTCGATGCACGACGGCGCGGGCATCTCTCAGACGATGGCGCTGGTCATGCTTCTGGCGGCCGTCGTGGGGATGGCGGCGACGGTGCTTCGGCAGCCGCTCATCGTCGCCTTGATTGCGGTGGGGATCTTGGTCGGACCGTCGGGGCTCGAACTCGTGCACTCCGAGGGCGAGGTCGAGTGGCTCGCCTCGATCGGCGTTGCCGTCCTCCTCTTTCTCGTGGGGCTGAAGCTCGATGTCGAGGTGATTCGAAGCATGGGGCCGGTGGCGCTCGCGACCGGGCTCGGGCAGGTCGCCTTCACCTCCATCGTCGGTTCCGCGATCTGCGACGCGCTCGGCCTGAGTGTCGTCACCAGCATCTATGTCGCGGTGGCGCTGTCGTTCTCCAGCACGATCATCATCGTGAAGCTCCTCTCCGACAAGCGGGAGATTGATGCGCTCCACGGTCGGATCGCCGTCGGCTACCTGATCGTGCAGGACCTGGTGGTCATTCTCGCGATGATTGCGCTCTCGGTGATCGGTCCGGTGCGCGAGGCTGGCGATGAACCGCTGGCCAGCACGCTCTGGTGGAGTGCCGTGATCATCGTCGGCAAGGGACTCGATCTCCTGCTCGGCGTGGCGGTGCTGATGAAGTGGGTCCTGCCGCGGCTGGTGCGCCTTGTTGCACGCTCGCAGGAATTGCTTCTCATCTTCGCGATCGCGTGGGCCGTCGGCATGGCCGCCGTCGGCGAGTGGCTCGGTTTCCGCCGCGAAGTGGGAGCGTTCCTCGCCGGCATCTCGCTCGCGTCGACTCACTATCGGGACGCGATCGGCGTGCGTCTCACGAGTCTGCGCGACTTCCTGCTGCTCTTCTTCTTCCTCGGTCTCGGCGCGTCGTTGGACCTGAGCCAACTCGGGGCGCAGGTGATCGCCGCGCTCATTCTCTCGCTCTTCGTCCTCATCGGGAATCCCCTGATCGTGATGGTCATCATGGGCGTGATGGGCTATCGGCGACGAACGGGCTATCTCGCCGGACTCACCGTCGCCCAGATCAGCGACTTCTCACTGATCCTCTGTGCGCTGGGGGTGTCGCTCGGGCATCTCTTCGGAGACCATGGGATTGGTCACGCTCGTCGGTCTTATCACCATCGGCCTGTCGACCTATCTCATTCTCTACTCCCATCCGCTCCATGA
- a CDS encoding 2-hydroxyacid dehydrogenase → MNIALFSCRRYEEPFLQAANEQARHRLHLHPERLVARTAALASGCEAVSIFVGDDASAPVLERLHAGGTKLILLRSAGFNHVDLTEAGRLGLTVLRVPAYSPHSVAEHTVGLMLTLNRKFHRAFNRVREQNFEIDGLMGYDMHGRTVGVIGTGRIGEVVCRILRGFGCKVIAFDVQVNETCRAMGVDFVPLEVLYAQSDIVTIHCPLTPATHHLVNERALAGMRRGVTLINTSRGAIIDTRALITALKEGRIGSVGLDVYEEEGDLFFKDLSQAVIQDDVFVRLMTFPNVLITAHQGFFTREACTAIAEITLRNATDFERGTIAPDHRVTAALMAPAPSMTPS, encoded by the coding sequence ATGAACATCGCGCTCTTCTCATGTCGTCGCTATGAGGAGCCATTCCTGCAGGCCGCCAACGAGCAGGCGAGGCATCGCCTGCATCTTCATCCCGAGCGCCTGGTGGCTCGCACCGCGGCGCTCGCCTCGGGCTGTGAAGCGGTCTCGATCTTCGTCGGCGACGACGCCTCCGCCCCGGTGCTGGAACGCCTGCATGCTGGCGGCACGAAACTCATTCTGCTGCGCTCCGCGGGCTTCAATCATGTTGACCTCACGGAGGCGGGGCGCCTCGGTCTTACCGTTCTTCGCGTGCCCGCCTATTCACCGCACTCGGTGGCGGAGCACACGGTCGGCCTGATGCTGACTCTGAATCGCAAGTTCCACCGCGCCTTCAACCGGGTCCGTGAGCAGAACTTCGAAATCGACGGCCTGATGGGCTACGACATGCATGGCCGGACCGTCGGTGTCATCGGCACGGGTCGCATCGGCGAAGTGGTCTGCCGGATCCTTCGCGGCTTCGGCTGCAAGGTGATCGCCTTCGATGTGCAAGTGAACGAGACCTGCCGCGCCATGGGGGTCGACTTCGTCCCGCTCGAAGTGCTCTACGCACAGAGTGACATCGTGACCATCCACTGCCCGCTCACGCCAGCGACGCACCATCTGGTCAATGAGCGCGCCCTCGCCGGGATGAGGCGCGGCGTCACGCTGATCAACACCAGTCGCGGGGCCATCATCGACACGCGAGCGCTCATCACCGCGCTCAAGGAGGGTCGCATCGGTTCCGTCGGTCTCGATGTCTACGAGGAAGAAGGCGATCTCTTCTTCAAGGACCTCTCGCAGGCGGTCATTCAGGACGATGTCTTTGTCCGGTTGATGACCTTCCCGAATGTGCTCATCACCGCCCACCAGGGGTTCTTCACGCGCGAGGCCTGTACCGCCATCGCCGAGATCACGCTCAGGAACGCCACGGACTTCGAGCGAGGCACGATCGCTCCGGATCACCGGGTCACGGCGGCGCTGATGGCGCCTGCACCGTCGATGACACCTTCGTGA